AAATAACGATATTGCCGATGGCAGCACAACGCCTTTTGACTTCGGTACGACGCCTCTAGGTGTACCAATTATCAAAACATTCAAAGTCAAAAACATCGGTGGCGCTGCGCTTAACTTAAGCAACTGGAGTTTGTCGAATGGATTCAGTTTTGTCGGTACGCTTCCGGGAATTGTAGGCAATGCTACTGAGAGTACTTTCCAAATCAAATTTGATGCAAATACGACGGGTACTACCAAAGGAGATATCTCCGTTGGCAACAACGACCCCGATGAAAATCCTTTCAATTTTGCTATTTCTGGAACCGTAAGCGGTACGTCAACATCCAAGGCAGAAATTCAAGTTTTGGATGAGCAAAATAACAATATTGTTGATGGTACTACCACGCCATTTAACTTCGGCACAACCAAACTAGGAACAGCGATTACTAAAACTTTCACAGTCAAAAATACTGGCAGCGAACAACTAAATCTCACACTATGGAAATTGACAGACGGTTTTAGTTTTGTTAGCGCTGTTCCCGGAATAGTATTACCCGGTTCTCAGGCTACTTTCAAGTTAAAATTTGATGCAGGTAGTGTCGGGACAACTAACGGAAAGCTAGAAATTGATAATAATGATGGTGACGGCAGTGATGGCATTGAAAATCCCTTCGATTTTGCTATTGCCGGAACGGTAAGCAATTCACCAACAGCAAATCCGGAAATAGACGTTTTCAATGGGGCTACCGGTATCACCGATGGCAGCACAACACCGATAAACTTTGGCACCAGCAAAGCAGGCGAAGTAAACATCAAAACCTTCACCATCAACAATACTGGCAGCGATACGCTGACCTTAAGCGGATGGAAATTGCCAAATGGTTTCAGTTTGGTGGGAAATATCCCTGGTTCCGTAGAACCAGGAAAATCTACAACTTTCCAGGTCAGATTAGATGCAAATAACGGTGGGAACTACAAAGGTTCTTTAGAAATAGGTAATAACGACAGCGATGGCGGCGATGGGGTCGAAAATCCCTTCGATTTTGTCATTTCCGGTACTGTGTTACCTTTACCACCACCAAACGCAGAAATTGAGGTATCGGATCAGCTAAGCAACAACATTGATAGCGCCACGGAAACGCCCATAAATTTTGGCACTACCACAGTCGGTACAAGCCTTACTCAAACCTTCACTATCAAAAATAGTGGCACTGACAATCTCACTCTGGGTAAGTTGAGTTTGCCAACAGGTTTCAGTGTAGTAACGCCTTTTGGCAGTACAACTATAGGAGCCAATCAATCGACAACCTTTACTGTAAAACTTGATGCCAACAGCGCTGGGAATTATACTGGCACAATTTTGATTGAAAACAATGATTCGGATATCGGCGATGGCAAGGTAGAAGATCCCTTTTATTTCCCGATTGCAGGTATAGTACAAACTATACCCGCTCCCGAAATCGTCGTTCTTGATACTAGCAGTTCAACTCCTAATATTCCGGATGGCAGCACAACGCCAATTGACTTTGGCTCTACTCCATTAAACTTACCCAAATCGAAACAGTTTATTGTCATCAACACTGGCAATGCAAATCTTTCCATGAGTAATTGGAAATTGCCAAATGGTTTCAGTTTCGTGGGGACTCCTCCCAGCAGTATAGGACCTGGAGGTTCAGCTACTTTTAGTGTCCAACTGAATGGTCAGAGTGTTGGTGATGTCAGTGGAACGTTACAGTTTGACAACAATGATGGTGATGGGGGTGACGGGGTAGAAAATCCCTTTGATTTCCAAATTAAAGGTAAGGTGAATCCTGCCTCAGTTACTGTGAGTCCATTTACTAAAGATTTCCAGGAGAATAATCTTGGTGTTGGCGCAACCTCACGCAACTTTACTATCAACCTCGAATCTCCTGCACCAGCAGGGGGTGTGACTGTGAATTTCAATATGTCGGGAACAGCCACTGTTGGGCAGGCAAGTGGTAACGATTACACTCTGTCTGGTTCGTCGGGCATGACTTTTACCACATCAGGAACAACTGGTTCGATAACTATCCCACAGAACGCAACCAGTGCCAATATTTTTGCCACTATAATCGACGATTTTACTATTAACGAGCCGGATGAGACAGTGATAATTAACCTCACATCGGTTTCATCGGCAAATTCTGGTGACTTTATCGTAGGAGCGCAGAATTCAGCGCAAAATAACATCATCGATAATGATTGGAACAACTTGTCTACTGTCCTAACTGGAGGTGGTGCTGTTGACTTAATGCAGGGCAACGACAATCTTGTTGACACCATTAATCCCGGCAATGGCAATGATATTATTTCTTGGATGAACGTTCCGCCAATTGGCATCACAGATAAATTTGGTAGTGGTCAATTTCAGGCAGGTGGGGACAGATTCCAATTCACTTCAGCTAATTTCGGAAATATCTCTAGTGTCACGTCCTCATCTGTAACCATTTCAAGTACGGGTGCTGGTGGCACTAATATTAGTGGCAAGAATCTAATTATCTTCCCTGCGAGTATTACCTTTAACAGTGTTGGCGATCTGGATACAACATTGGCTGCCCAAAATGGTACGTCGGCAAATCCAGTTTTCTATATCTACCAGATCCTAGTTGATCCACCTCCAGCTAATCCTGGTCCTAAAATTCCAAATTGGTTTGTAGGTTACGACCCGATCGCAAACCAAGCTGGTACTGTTGGTGGTGTGGATGGTACTGCGAGGAATATCGTACAGGTTGATGCAGGGCCGACAGCATCAAACTTTAATTTTGTGTGAAATCATCTATTTCCTGTCAAGAAACCTCACAAGTTTTTGTAGGTTGGGTTGACGCCAGGAAACCCAACATACAATTCCAAAACCCGTGCAGTACACCCTAATGTTGGGTTTCGCGATAGCGAAACCCAACCTCCAATTCCTTAACCCAGCAGTATTGGAATTTTTCTGTACTTCAATTACCTGAAAAGCGCTGTAACTTCTGTCTGACTGTCTCAAAAAACTGCTTGTCAGTCAGAAGTTGGATTTCAAAATCTTGTTGAACATAGGTTTGCATCAGCTGCAACCACTCATCGGAGGGAATATTTTCAAAGAATAGCGCTACTACTCTCCCCCTTTCGCTATTTTTCTGCTTTGCATACATAGCTTCTGTTACGATACCGGGTAAGCTGCCTCCTTTTGCACTAAGGACATCAAATTTTTCGCGCACAGGCTCATTTTGCATCGGCCATTCTAAATATTCGCGCATTATTTGCGACACGGCTGGCGAAATTAAAGAGTTGGTGTAAATTCGCTCCATTATCTGTGCGTATCCCTTCGCGGTTCCGCCGGGATTTAAAGCTTGTGCCATTGCTTGTTGGTCTTTGATGCTGATAAATTTTAATAGCCCTTTGATTTTTTCATCGCGAAAAGCAGCATCAGTTTTCCACTTTGACATTAAGTTATATACTAAATTAGCATATTCACTTTTACTCATTGCTTGGTAAATTTTTAAGCGTTCTTCTGGCAAAGCCGATATTGCTGTATCGTTCCAACTTAAAAACTGGCCGATGAGGGGAAGCGGTACATCTTCTGAAGGTAACCCTAATACTGATGGCAATTTTTCAATATTTTCTCGTCCCAATCGTTCGATTAAATAGTCAGTGGCGGCGTTGCTGCTATAGCGAATCATTGCACGAGGAATATGCCGCAGGGCAATTTTATTTTCTGCATTCACATATCCTTTTTCTTGAAATTCTTTTAAGGCTTGAGAATGGGCTCCGCCATCTGTGTTGGGCAGGTAATAAACATTGACGGAATTTAGATCGATCGCTTCATCGGGGGAAAGTATTCCTTGTTCGACTTGTCGGGCATATTCTGCTAAAATAAGAATCTTAATTGTGGAAGCCAAAGGCCGTTTCTCTGCATCGCGGTAGAAAATTCCTGTTTCTGAATTGCCAATTTCATAAGCAACTAAGGAAACATTTTCAGGATGAGCGACGATGTATTCCAGCAATTCTGACGGGGTTTTTAACTGAGATGTTGGCTGCATATTTTCCGAGTCGGCAAACACAGGTTCGAGAACGCTCCAAACCGTTTCCCATTGCCAGACTGTTAATGCAGCTAGTAGGAGGAAGAGAAGGCCGATCGAAAAGACGATATACTTCATATATCACTATAGGCTTTATCAAAATTCATCCAAATGTTATAGGCGTCTTAGCCTATACTCTGAGAAAATTAAACCTGCTAACTAAATTGCTCAATTCATTCGCAGGTGCTGCTTATGACTGTCACACGCCGCCATTTCCTCATTTTACTGGGAGCCAGTGTTAGTTCGATTACCGTGGGTGCTTGTCTGGCATCTGGGGATAATATATCGACAGCCGATAATAAATCTACCCCTGGGAGTACGACAAATGTCGCGCAGAACACAGGTACTTTTGAGTTGCCACCTTTACCTTATGCCTACAATGCTCTAGAACCATATATCGATGCTCGCACGATGGAGTTCCATCACGATAAACATCATGCCGCATATGTGAAAAACTTGAACGATGCGATCGCCAAATACCCCGAACTCAAAGGTAAGACTGTCGAAGAATTACTGCAAAACCTGAATACCGTCCCAGAGGATATTCGCACGACGATTCGCAACAATGGCGGCGGTCATCTCAACCACAGTATGTTCTGGCGAATTATGAAACCGAATGGTGGGGGAGAACCGACGGGTGCGATCGCAGATGCTATCAAAACTAATTTTGGCAGCTTTGCCGCCTTTAAGCAACAGTTCAACGATGCTGGCGCGAAGCGTTTCGGTAGCGGTTGGGCGTGGCTGGTACGCACTAAAGATGGCAAACTCCAGGTAACCAGTACAACCAACCAAGACAGCCCGTTAATGGATGGTGCTTATCCTATCATGGGCAATGATGTTTGGGAACACGCTTATTATCTCAAATACCAAAACCGCCGCGCCGAATATTTAGATGCTTGGTGGAATGTTCTCAACTGGGATGAAATCAACAAACGCTTGCAGCAAGCGAATGGTTGAAAATCAAAAGTCAAAAATCAAAAGTCAAAAGTTATACCGAGGCTATCGCCCCGGTTTTTAACATATCCTTTTAAAATGTGGGACAGCCAAATGTTCTAAACTGGGCACCCGTAGCCGGTCGATACTTTTTGATACATTGTGATTGCTGAATTCTCACAGTAGCATAGCTATCCGCTAAACACTGGACAGATCTGGACAACCAGTACATAAAGTGTAGAGATAGCCAGTCTCAGTTCTTAATTGGACTACGTTATTCAGGTCATGGCACCTGCGAGTGCTTTCCAGCTTGTAGCTCTGCCGTTCAGTTTTAAACATTCCTATTTAGCTAAGAAAGTGAACTGAGCCAAACAAGCCTAAGTAACATTGACGAGGAAACAATTACCTGAGCAATCAGAGTTTCAACTATGTCTAATTTTGTTTTTGTAATCGACACCAACAAACGTCCTATTAATCCTGTTCATCCAGCACAAGCACGGCTGTGGTTAACTCAGGGTAAAGCCACTGTTTTTCGTCGGTTTCCATTTACGATCATCTTAAAAACTGCATCAACACAAATAACTAAACCGATTCAGTTAAAAATAGATCCTGGTTCCCAAACTACGGGCATCGCATTAGTATCTGAGGACGCAGTTATTTGGGGTGCAGAACTAACCCATCGCGGTCAAGCAATTAAAGCTAATCTTGAGTCTCGGCGCTCAGTGCGTCGAGTTCGGCGAAATCGTAAAACCCGTTATCGCCAACCACGGTTTTTGAATAGAACTCGTCATAAGGGCTGGTTAGCCCCCAGTCTTGAACACCGGGTACAAACTACTCTGACTTGGGTAAACAGGCTGAGGAAATTTGTACCAATTACAGGCATTTCTCAAGAATTAGTACGGTTTGACACGCAAGCCTTAGTTAATCCAGAAATTAGTGGTAATGAATACCAGAGAGGTGAATTAGCAGGTTTTGAAGTGAAAGAATATTTACTAGCGAAATGGGGCAGAAAATGTGTTTATTGTGGAGCAGAAAATACGCCCCTAGAGATTGAACATATTTTGGCTAAAAGCAGAGGTGGGACGGATAGAGTTAGCAATCTTACCCTAGCTTGTCATCCTTGTAATCAGAAAAAAGGTAATCAGCCGATTGAGAAGTTCCTGAAGAATAAACCAAGTATTTTAAGACGGGTTTTAGCTCAAGCGAAAGCACCATTAAAAGACGCTGCTGCTGTAAATTCTACTCGGTGGGAATTATATCAAAGGTTGCAAGAGACTGGATTGCCAGTTTCAGTAGGTACTGGTGGTAGAACTAAATTTAATCGCGTTAAATTAGGCATCCAAAAGCGCCACTATCTAGATGCGGCCTGTGTGGGCGTGGTTGAGAAATTAACTTTGAAAACTACTAAGCCCTTACTGATTACTGCTAAGGGGTGG
This sequence is a window from Aerosakkonema funiforme FACHB-1375. Protein-coding genes within it:
- a CDS encoding serine hydrolase; protein product: MKYIVFSIGLLFLLLAALTVWQWETVWSVLEPVFADSENMQPTSQLKTPSELLEYIVAHPENVSLVAYEIGNSETGIFYRDAEKRPLASTIKILILAEYARQVEQGILSPDEAIDLNSVNVYYLPNTDGGAHSQALKEFQEKGYVNAENKIALRHIPRAMIRYSSNAATDYLIERLGRENIEKLPSVLGLPSEDVPLPLIGQFLSWNDTAISALPEERLKIYQAMSKSEYANLVYNLMSKWKTDAAFRDEKIKGLLKFISIKDQQAMAQALNPGGTAKGYAQIMERIYTNSLISPAVSQIMREYLEWPMQNEPVREKFDVLSAKGGSLPGIVTEAMYAKQKNSERGRVVALFFENIPSDEWLQLMQTYVQQDFEIQLLTDKQFFETVRQKLQRFSGN
- a CDS encoding superoxide dismutase, which codes for MTVTRRHFLILLGASVSSITVGACLASGDNISTADNKSTPGSTTNVAQNTGTFELPPLPYAYNALEPYIDARTMEFHHDKHHAAYVKNLNDAIAKYPELKGKTVEELLQNLNTVPEDIRTTIRNNGGGHLNHSMFWRIMKPNGGGEPTGAIADAIKTNFGSFAAFKQQFNDAGAKRFGSGWAWLVRTKDGKLQVTSTTNQDSPLMDGAYPIMGNDVWEHAYYLKYQNRRAEYLDAWWNVLNWDEINKRLQQANG
- the iscB gene encoding RNA-guided endonuclease IscB translates to MSNFVFVIDTNKRPINPVHPAQARLWLTQGKATVFRRFPFTIILKTASTQITKPIQLKIDPGSQTTGIALVSEDAVIWGAELTHRGQAIKANLESRRSVRRVRRNRKTRYRQPRFLNRTRHKGWLAPSLEHRVQTTLTWVNRLRKFVPITGISQELVRFDTQALVNPEISGNEYQRGELAGFEVKEYLLAKWGRKCVYCGAENTPLEIEHILAKSRGGTDRVSNLTLACHPCNQKKGNQPIEKFLKNKPSILRRVLAQAKAPLKDAAAVNSTRWELYQRLQETGLPVSVGTGGRTKFNRVKLGIQKRHYLDAACVGVVEKLTLKTTKPLLITAKGWGMRQMSTTNKYGFPIKHRTRQKAFFGFQTGDIVRAILPSGKFAGAHIGRLTVRATGVFEMVTAKGKISPVRAKYCQIVHRVDGYNYAA